In the Streptomyces sp. BHT-5-2 genome, one interval contains:
- a CDS encoding MBL fold metallo-hydrolase: MTYSGAVKVGGPADVHELTDLMISKVAVGPTDNNAYVLRCRATDEQLLIDAAAEPHTLLTLIGDSGLASVVTTHQHGDHWGALREVVDATGARTYAGRHDAEGIPVPTDVLLDDGDTVTVGRVRLTARHLVGHTPGSIALVYDDPHGHPHVFTGDCLFPGGVGNTWGSAERFGTLLDGVQRKLFDELPDETWVYPGHGSDTTLGTERPHLAEWRARGW, encoded by the coding sequence ATGACCTACAGCGGAGCAGTGAAGGTCGGCGGACCGGCCGACGTGCACGAGCTGACGGACCTGATGATCTCGAAGGTCGCGGTCGGCCCCACGGACAACAACGCCTATGTGCTGCGGTGCCGTGCGACCGACGAGCAACTGCTGATCGACGCGGCCGCCGAGCCGCACACGCTCCTCACGTTGATCGGCGACAGCGGCCTGGCGTCGGTGGTCACCACGCACCAGCACGGCGACCACTGGGGCGCGCTGCGCGAGGTGGTCGACGCCACCGGTGCGCGGACGTACGCGGGACGGCACGATGCCGAGGGCATCCCCGTCCCCACGGACGTTCTGCTCGACGACGGCGACACGGTGACCGTGGGCCGCGTCCGCCTGACCGCGCGCCATCTGGTGGGGCACACCCCGGGCAGCATCGCGCTGGTCTACGACGACCCGCACGGCCACCCGCACGTCTTCACCGGCGACTGCCTCTTCCCCGGCGGCGTCGGCAACACCTGGGGCAGCGCGGAGCGGTTCGGCACCCTGCTCGACGGCGTGCAGCGCAAGCTCTTCGACGAACTGCCCGACGAGACCTGGGTCTATCCGGGGCATGGCTCCGACACCACGCTCGGCACCGAGCGGCCGCATCTCGCCGAGTGGCGGGCCCGCGGCTGGTAA
- a CDS encoding TerC family protein: MDVSPTLWALTILGLCALIAVDFFIGGRKPHEVSLKEAGIWTGVWMGLAALFGLGLLLFGGGAPAGEFFAGFITEKSLSVDNLFVFVLIMGKFAVPAVYQQRVLMVGVLIALVLRAGFIGAGAAIIANFSWVFYLFGAFLIWTAWKLIQEARSGDEDEEFEENRFLKAVERRFPSTDQYHGTRLFVVENGRRLMTPMLIVMLAIGTTDVLFALDSIPAIFGLTQDPYIVFTANAFALMGLRQLYFLIGGLLKKLVHLSYGLSVILGFIGVKLVLHALHESGVAVPEISIPVSLGVICAVLAITTVTSLRASRRQAVGESAEATEEAGAGTRG, encoded by the coding sequence GTGGACGTTTCCCCCACCCTGTGGGCGCTGACCATCCTCGGTCTGTGTGCCCTGATCGCCGTCGACTTCTTCATCGGCGGACGCAAACCCCATGAGGTGTCCCTCAAGGAAGCCGGCATCTGGACCGGTGTCTGGATGGGGCTCGCCGCGCTGTTCGGGCTCGGCCTGCTGCTGTTCGGCGGCGGTGCGCCGGCCGGTGAGTTCTTCGCGGGCTTCATCACCGAGAAGTCGCTGAGCGTCGACAACCTCTTCGTCTTCGTCCTGATCATGGGCAAGTTCGCGGTCCCGGCCGTCTACCAGCAGCGGGTGCTGATGGTCGGGGTGCTGATCGCGCTGGTGCTGCGGGCCGGCTTCATCGGCGCCGGCGCGGCGATCATCGCCAACTTCTCCTGGGTGTTCTACCTCTTCGGTGCGTTCCTCATCTGGACGGCGTGGAAGCTGATCCAGGAGGCGCGGTCCGGCGACGAGGACGAAGAGTTCGAGGAGAACCGTTTCCTGAAGGCGGTCGAGCGCCGCTTCCCGTCCACCGACCAGTACCACGGCACCAGGCTGTTCGTCGTGGAGAACGGCCGGCGGCTGATGACGCCGATGCTGATCGTCATGCTGGCGATCGGCACCACCGACGTCCTGTTCGCCCTGGACTCGATCCCGGCGATCTTCGGCCTGACCCAGGACCCGTACATCGTCTTCACCGCCAACGCCTTCGCCCTGATGGGCCTGCGGCAGCTGTACTTCCTGATCGGCGGGCTGCTGAAGAAGCTGGTGCACCTCTCCTACGGCCTGTCGGTGATCCTCGGGTTCATCGGCGTGAAGCTGGTGCTGCACGCCCTGCACGAATCCGGGGTGGCCGTCCCGGAGATCAGCATTCCGGTCTCGCTGGGCGTGATCTGCGCCGTGCTGGCCATCACGACCGTGACCAGCCTGCGGGCCTCGCGGCGCCAGGCGGTCGGGGAGTCCGCCGAGGCGACCGAAGAGGCCGGGGCGGGCACCCGCGGGTGA
- a CDS encoding TerD family protein, which yields MTAELVRGQTHPLDRTRVEIRVAAAVPLLAAVALGDERGRLPGAEAVVRPGAPRRPGVELPSRVAAEQRIAVDLDALPGAVHRVSVLLVLPDEPGVRRGFGALAAPSVAVTSPGGTHLVGCTLTGLGPETALVAVELYRRRGAWRIRAVGQGYAGGPAEMLRDQGLPEAAELAAEITAAAARQPAPADPASGPVPVADPAAPGEPATPSSGPRIDYRHPRRPTTPAAARMPSVAPPPPPSAGPVAAPDGPADPAAPVAGDANGWSLEERLYNQVRGLFEDLARSVAAYRGAAGFAASRLERELDEALADPRARMDGATEAARAAARERHADLVGRARAVLDRDLAQLTAVSEVVEPALPPALARWDNPVWHGYEVPRQHPMAVRLGDLHLPEAPGLRVPLLVRLPLERGLWIDSGPGPYPRAGYDAEREFGRRELGSALTDAPPDEAALARLALETAVALAARLLAAHPPGGYAVQVIDAAGSAGPALAPLRESGALPEPPAAGARGVAAVLGALTRRVDLLQMALRHRATEALPPELDPAEQLVIVHDFPHGFDDRALNQLRYLADEGPAVGVHLMLVADRERAREYGPVLDPLWRALLRLTPVPDDHLADPWVGHAWTYEPPLAPRRSEVVRRVMERVAEARRAAGPCPG from the coding sequence TCGTCCGGGGGCAGACCCACCCGCTGGACCGCACCCGGGTGGAGATCCGGGTCGCGGCCGCCGTGCCCCTGTTGGCCGCGGTCGCGCTCGGCGACGAGCGGGGCAGGCTGCCGGGCGCCGAGGCCGTGGTCCGTCCGGGCGCACCCCGACGGCCGGGCGTCGAGCTGCCCTCGCGGGTGGCCGCCGAACAGCGCATCGCGGTCGATCTGGACGCGCTGCCCGGCGCCGTGCACCGGGTGAGCGTGCTGCTGGTCCTGCCGGACGAGCCCGGCGTGCGGCGCGGCTTCGGTGCCCTCGCCGCGCCGTCGGTCGCCGTGACGAGCCCCGGTGGCACCCACCTCGTCGGCTGCACCCTCACCGGCCTGGGCCCGGAAACCGCGCTGGTCGCCGTGGAGCTCTACCGGCGGCGGGGCGCCTGGCGGATCCGCGCCGTGGGCCAGGGGTACGCCGGAGGGCCGGCGGAAATGCTGCGTGACCAGGGGTTGCCGGAGGCCGCGGAACTGGCCGCGGAGATCACGGCGGCCGCTGCCCGGCAGCCGGCACCGGCCGACCCGGCGTCCGGCCCCGTCCCGGTGGCGGACCCCGCCGCTCCCGGCGAGCCCGCCACTCCGTCCTCCGGCCCCCGCATCGACTACCGCCATCCCCGGCGCCCCACCACCCCTGCGGCGGCCCGTATGCCTTCCGTGGCGCCCCCGCCCCCGCCGTCCGCCGGCCCGGTCGCCGCGCCCGATGGTCCGGCGGACCCCGCCGCGCCGGTCGCCGGCGACGCCAACGGCTGGAGCTTGGAGGAGCGGCTCTACAACCAGGTCCGGGGCCTGTTCGAGGATCTGGCCCGGTCGGTGGCGGCGTACCGCGGCGCCGCCGGCTTCGCCGCTTCCCGTCTGGAGCGGGAGCTAGACGAGGCGCTCGCCGACCCCCGTGCCCGTATGGACGGCGCCACCGAGGCCGCCCGCGCCGCAGCCCGGGAGCGGCACGCCGACCTGGTCGGCCGGGCCCGCGCCGTCCTCGACCGCGACCTCGCCCAGCTCACCGCCGTGTCGGAGGTGGTCGAGCCCGCTCTGCCGCCCGCGCTCGCGCGTTGGGACAACCCGGTGTGGCACGGCTACGAGGTGCCGCGGCAGCACCCGATGGCGGTCCGGCTGGGCGATCTGCACCTCCCGGAGGCCCCTGGCCTGCGCGTTCCGCTGCTCGTCCGGCTTCCGCTGGAGCGCGGCCTGTGGATCGACAGCGGCCCCGGCCCGTATCCTCGCGCCGGGTACGACGCCGAGCGGGAGTTCGGCCGCCGGGAGCTGGGCAGCGCGCTCACCGACGCCCCGCCCGACGAGGCCGCGCTGGCACGCCTCGCCCTGGAGACCGCCGTCGCCCTCGCCGCCCGCCTGCTGGCCGCCCATCCGCCGGGCGGGTACGCCGTCCAGGTCATCGACGCCGCCGGTTCGGCCGGGCCGGCGCTGGCCCCGTTGCGGGAGAGCGGCGCGCTGCCCGAGCCGCCGGCGGCCGGCGCCCGGGGCGTGGCCGCGGTGCTGGGGGCGCTGACCCGGCGGGTCGACCTGCTCCAGATGGCGCTGCGCCACCGCGCCACCGAGGCCCTGCCGCCGGAGCTGGACCCGGCCGAGCAGCTGGTGATCGTCCATGACTTCCCGCACGGCTTCGACGACCGCGCCCTGAACCAACTGCGCTATCTGGCCGACGAGGGCCCCGCGGTCGGGGTCCATCTGATGCTGGTGGCCGACCGCGAGCGGGCACGGGAGTACGGGCCGGTCCTGGACCCGCTGTGGCGGGCGCTGCTGCGGCTGACCCCGGTGCCCGACGACCATCTCGCCGACCCCTGGGTCGGCCATGCCTGGACGTACGAGCCCCCGCTCGCGCCCCGGCGCAGCGAGGTGGTCCGCCGGGTGATGGAGCGCGTCGCCGAGGCCCGCCGCGCCGCGGGACCGTGCCCCGGCTGA